The DNA sequence GCGGCGTTCGAGGAGGACATCTGGGGGGCGGTCTCGTTTGATGAAGAGGACCTGCTGGCCGGGGATTCCCTCGACGAAACTGCCGGGGACATCTGGGGTTCCATAGAAGAGGAGGAAGCCGTTGCCGAAGCACCGCCGGCTGCCATCACCGAAGAGTCATTTCTCTTCGAGGAGGAGTCGCTCGCTGAGGTGGCGCCGCCCGCCGAATTCGGAGCTCCGCCGGCGATGGAAGAATTCATCTTCGAAGACGAGGAGGTACCCCTGGCGCCGATGGCCGCCGACGAACTGCAGGAACTTGAAGAAGATATCCTGCCCCTTGATGAGTTCGATATCCTCGAAGAGGAGGAGCTTGCCGGAATGGCGGCACCCCCGGCCGCGGAACACTTCACCTTTGCCGAGGCAGAGGTGGCCCTCCCCGTCGAGGCGCCGGCAGCACCCGTCGAATTCGGGGAATTGCCGGCTTTCGAGGAGAAATCGGTGATTGGCGAAGAGCCGATTGCCTTCGAAGAGGAGTTCGCTCTGACCGAGGAAGGTCCCGAGTGGGGGATCGCCGAAGGGCCGGGCGTCGTCGCCATCGAGCCTTCGGCGCCGGCTGCCGGGGAGTTCTTCGTCACCCCTGCCGAAACAGCCATCGAACCGGCGCCGGCTTCTGCGCCGGTGGTTGCCGCTGCCGTCGAGGAGCGGGTCCGTGCCTTTTCCGAGGAAGAACTGAGGCAGATCGTGGAGCGGGTGGCTGGTTCGATGATCGAGCGGCTGGCCGGTTCCGTGCTGGAAAAAATCGCCTGGGAAGTGGTCCCCGATCTGGCCGAAAATCTGGTCAAGGAAGAGATTCGCAAGATCAAGGAAGGGGCGCAATAAGGCTGGTCCAAAGTCCTAGGTCCAGGACCGGGTCATCCAGTCTCGCCTTACATACCACAGCATTGACGCAGGGAATGGGGATTGCTAAAATCCCCATTCCTTTTTCTTCAAGTCCATTTCGCCCGTCGGGCGCCCGAAAATGAAACATCGGAAGGATTAGCCAGCTATGGAACCGAAGCTCGCCAAGGGATACGAACCGCATGAGGTGGAAGCGCGATGGTACGAGGCATGGGAGAAGAATGGTCTTTTCCATGCCGACGAGAACGCTGCCAAGCCCCACTACTCCATCGTCATCCCCCCGCCCAACGTGACCGGCGTGTTGCACATGGGGCATGCCCTCAACAACACCCTGCAGGACATCCTGGCGCGCTGGAAGCGGATGACCGGTCACGAGGTTCTCTGGATGCCGGGAACCGACCATGCCGGCATCGCCACCCAGAACGTGGTGGAGAAGCAATTGGCCGCCGAAGGGAAAGATCGCCATGAACTGGGCCGCGAGCGCTTCGTCGAACGCGTCTGGCAGTGGCGCGCCGAATCGGGCGGCCAGATTATCAACCAGCTGAAAAGGCTGGGCGCCTCCTGCGACTGGCAGCGCGAGCGCTTCACCATGGACGAGGGACTCTCCAAAG is a window from the Desulfuromonadales bacterium genome containing:
- a CDS encoding response regulator, which gives rise to MRKKLLLADDSITIQKVIGITFANEDYELTVVDNGDAALEKARSENPDLILADVFMPGKNGYELCAAVRQEPTLRGVPVLLLTGTFEPFDENKARTAGADSWIAKPFESQALIDRVEELLARSQQPAAPVVAPPPAVAVVPAPEAAADIWEDLAESGAAEAETVQAADVFAEGYAAAEPVTPAVAEAAAFEEDIWGAVSFDEEDLLAGDSLDETAGDIWGSIEEEEAVAEAPPAAITEESFLFEEESLAEVAPPAEFGAPPAMEEFIFEDEEVPLAPMAADELQELEEDILPLDEFDILEEEELAGMAAPPAAEHFTFAEAEVALPVEAPAAPVEFGELPAFEEKSVIGEEPIAFEEEFALTEEGPEWGIAEGPGVVAIEPSAPAAGEFFVTPAETAIEPAPASAPVVAAAVEERVRAFSEEELRQIVERVAGSMIERLAGSVLEKIAWEVVPDLAENLVKEEIRKIKEGAQ